One Candidatus Woesearchaeota archaeon genomic window carries:
- a CDS encoding 30S ribosomal protein S13 encodes MADEKQQLKYLVRIANTDLTGSKPIGYALLNIRGVGFAYANMACTLAEVSPMKKAGALSDKEVSALESVITNPTKFNVPTWMFNRQKDLETGDDMHIIGPTIKFVQDNDVRLMKKIRCYKGMRHAAGLPVRGQRTRSNFRKNKGKTVGVMKTAQAKAAAPAEKKK; translated from the coding sequence ATGGCAGACGAAAAACAACAACTCAAATATCTTGTTCGAATCGCGAACACAGACTTAACAGGCTCTAAGCCTATTGGATACGCACTCCTTAACATTCGCGGCGTTGGCTTTGCTTACGCAAACATGGCATGCACACTCGCAGAAGTAAGCCCAATGAAAAAAGCAGGAGCACTTTCTGACAAAGAAGTAAGCGCACTTGAATCCGTTATTACTAATCCTACTAAATTTAATGTTCCAACCTGGATGTTTAACAGACAAAAAGATTTGGAAACAGGCGATGACATGCACATCATCGGTCCAACAATCAAATTCGTCCAAGACAATGATGTTCGACTTATGAAGAAGATCCGATGCTATAAAGGCATGCGTCACGCAGCAGGATTACCTGTTCGCGGACAACGCACACGATCCAACTTCAGAAAGAACAAAGGAAAAACTGTTGGCGTCATGAAGACAGCGCAAGCAAAAGCAGCAGCACCTGCAGAAAAGAAAAAATAA
- a CDS encoding 30S ribosomal protein S4: protein MGDPKKIRKKFTPPSHPWQKARIESEKAIVKQYGVKNKREIWKMGAMLRSFTSQAKTLIVATTGQAMKEKENLIKKLQRYGFVGADATIDQILGLTLNDIMNRRLQTIVVKKGLASNVKQARQMITHKHIAVGEKKISSPSYLVSLEEEGVITYASSSSFAREDHAERIKLTQKK, encoded by the coding sequence ATGGGAGATCCAAAAAAAATCAGAAAAAAATTTACGCCGCCGAGCCATCCATGGCAAAAGGCACGTATTGAATCAGAAAAAGCTATTGTCAAACAATATGGTGTGAAGAACAAGAGAGAAATTTGGAAAATGGGCGCTATGCTCAGAAGCTTTACCTCTCAAGCGAAAACACTCATTGTCGCAACAACAGGACAAGCAATGAAGGAAAAAGAAAACCTTATCAAAAAATTACAGCGATACGGCTTTGTCGGCGCTGACGCAACTATCGATCAGATCCTTGGATTAACACTCAACGATATCATGAACAGACGATTACAAACTATTGTTGTCAAAAAAGGACTCGCAAGCAATGTCAAACAAGCACGACAAATGATAACGCACAAACACATCGCAGTTGGAGAGAAAAAAATCAGCTCCCCTAGCTACCTTGTCTCGCTTGAAGAAGAAGGCGTTATTACTTATGCTTCTTCGTCCAGCTTTGCGCGCGAAGATCACGCGGAACGCATCAAACTTACGCAAAAAAAATAA
- a CDS encoding 30S ribosomal protein S11, with product MDRRRGPMRWGICHIYSSYNNTIIHITDITGSESIARTSGGQVVKAHRMESSPTAAMSAAKKAAETAFEKGITGIHVKIKAPGGHNGPHNPGPGAQAAVRALSRMGLRIGIIQDVTPIPHDGCRKKGGKRGRRV from the coding sequence ATGGACAGACGACGCGGACCAATGCGTTGGGGAATTTGCCACATTTACTCTTCATACAACAACACCATCATTCATATTACTGACATCACTGGCTCTGAATCTATCGCACGAACTAGCGGTGGACAAGTTGTTAAAGCGCATCGTATGGAGAGTTCTCCTACTGCCGCAATGAGCGCCGCGAAAAAAGCAGCTGAGACTGCATTTGAAAAAGGAATTACTGGCATTCACGTCAAAATCAAAGCACCAGGTGGACATAATGGACCACACAATCCTGGACCAGGAGCGCAAGCTGCTGTCCGTGCACTCTCCCGTATGGGTCTGCGCATCGGTATTATCCAAGATGTTACTCCTATTCCACACGATGGATGCAGAAAGAAAGGCGGTAAACGCGGACGACGTGTCTAA